A genomic region of Plasmodium falciparum 3D7 genome assembly, chromosome: 11 contains the following coding sequences:
- a CDS encoding pre-mRNA-splicing factor 38A, putative, whose product MANRTDASAIKNFGSNPQYLISNIIRSKIYDSPYWKEKCFALTSESIIDQAINLKYVGGTYGGNRKPTRFLCLILKLLQIQPDKDIIYEYIKNEDFVYLRALGIFYLRLIGKSLEVYNHLEPILFDYRKIRMRLQNGTFEKIYMDVFVDNCLILNNFLDVDFPTLTKRQVLEENNLLQRKNLEYYKALLNISSDNELFKNNEDTTHNKNKEINKNKNEYKQRDMLERHKKINKYSSEDDHNYYHKKEGNYDKNKKHNKIYNHKYNNKYDDEERRHHSDYSSDMDRKSRKKEKKRTHSKYDHKKKKEKRNYSSDSKHSFTSSEYSVQNKKEEHDKKKKKLFFLKKQKKKNYHSSSQSNHSYDENKKDELSIDKWNEIRKELGMKPLK is encoded by the exons ATGGCTAACCGCACTGATGCCAGTgctataaaaaattttggaTCCAATCCACAGTACTTaatatcaaatataataagaagtaaaatatatgatagcCCATATTGGAAGGAAAAATGTTTTGCTCTgacat ccGAATCCATCATTGACCAAGccataaatttaaaatacgTAGGTGGTACCTACGGGGGTAATAGAAAGCCTACACGTTTTTTATGCTTAATTTTAAAACTGTTACAAATTCAACCcgataaagatataatatatgaatatataaaaaatgaagactTTGTATATTTAAGAGCACTaggtatattttatttaagatTAATAGGGAAGAGCTTAGAAGTATATAATCATTTAGAACCCATATTATTTGATTATAGGAAAATTAGAATGAGATTACAAAATGGTacttttgaaaaaatatatatggacGTATTTGTTGATAAttgtttaattttaaataattttctaGATGTGGATTTTCCAACATTGACCAAGAGACAAGTgttagaagaaaataatttattacaaagaaaaaatttgGAATATTACAAAGCTTTATTAAACATTTCTTCAGATAATGAACTATTTAAGAATAACGAGGATACaacacataataaaaataaggagATTAACAAAAATAAGAATGAATATAAACAAAGGGATATGTTAGAAagacataaaaaaattaataaatattcgtCGGAAGAcgatcataattattatcataaaaagGAAGGAAATTATGACAAGAACAAAAAacacaataaaatatataaccataaatataataataagtatgatgatgaagaaagaCGTCATCATTCTGATTATAGTAGTGATATGGATAGAAAAAgtagaaagaaagaaaaaaaaagaacacaTTCGAAATatgatcataaaaaaaaaaaagaaaaaagaaattactCATCCGATAGTAAACATTCTTTTACAAGTTCAGAATATAgtgtacaaaataaaaaagaagaacatgataaaaaaaaaaaaaagttattctttttaaaaaaacaaaaaaaaaaaaattatcattcAAGTTCTCAAAGTAATCATAgctatgatgaaaataaaaaggatgaaTTGTCTATTGATAAATGGAATGAAATTAGGAAGGAGTTGGGTATGAAACCtcttaaataa